The proteins below come from a single Leptospiraceae bacterium genomic window:
- a CDS encoding ATP-binding protein produces MPSEITDILLEKLLVDILADGLTGTVKDYCAWLSMEGLLKYSESLEADSVRVKAVLDALKTKGYAIEGKFDKSEYCISTTALQRRVDFLSDSYSLYGEAKFSPIQYVRSRQEYFLEYNYVNEEDIMDISIATIEAIENAVKYGDGNMVHIDYLIDTNRVMKLNIINNIKEFDLSNEIERGKYSSNTTLMRGIMVMQKLFNHLELQIIDDKKQAHLYSEKKLS; encoded by the coding sequence ATGCCGTCAGAAATAACAGATATACTCTTAGAAAAACTTTTAGTCGATATTCTTGCCGACGGTCTTACTGGCACGGTAAAAGATTATTGTGCTTGGCTTTCAATGGAAGGTCTACTAAAATATAGCGAAAGTTTGGAAGCAGACTCAGTAAGAGTAAAAGCCGTTCTTGATGCGTTAAAAACAAAAGGGTATGCTATAGAAGGAAAGTTTGATAAGTCCGAATATTGTATTTCTACGACAGCGTTGCAACGTAGAGTAGATTTTTTGTCTGATAGTTATTCTTTGTATGGGGAAGCAAAATTTTCTCCTATTCAATATGTACGAAGTAGGCAGGAATATTTTCTTGAATACAATTATGTAAATGAAGAAGATATAATGGATATTTCAATAGCGACTATTGAAGCTATTGAAAATGCAGTCAAATATGGTGATGGAAATATGGTTCATATTGATTATCTGATTGATACAAATAGAGTCATGAAGTTAAACATCATCAATAATATCAAAGAGTTTGATTTATCCAATGAGATAGAGAGAGGCAAATATTCTTCTAACACTACTCTCATGCGTGGAATTATGGTAATGCAGAAATTATTCAACCACCTCGAATTACAAATAATCGACGATAAAAAACAAGCTCACTTATACTCAGAAAAAAAATTGAGTTAG
- a CDS encoding tRNA (cytidine(34)-2'-O)-methyltransferase, producing the protein MLNIALYRPEIPPNTGNIARLCVGIRANLHIVGTPSFDLSEKSVRRAGLDYWEHLNLFQHKDWETFVGTITDTSRIFLVTKFGNRKYSELKYQENDYFVFGRETSGLPDEIRNETPESNQIYIPMTEECRSINLSNAAAIIAYEAVRQLNLEFKK; encoded by the coding sequence ATGTTAAATATTGCCCTTTATCGTCCTGAGATTCCACCCAATACGGGTAATATTGCGCGTCTTTGTGTGGGAATTCGAGCAAATTTACATATTGTGGGAACTCCTTCATTTGATTTATCAGAAAAATCAGTACGCCGAGCTGGGTTAGATTATTGGGAGCATCTAAATTTATTTCAACACAAAGATTGGGAGACATTTGTAGGAACAATTACAGATACGAGTCGCATTTTTTTGGTTACAAAATTTGGAAATAGGAAGTATTCAGAACTAAAATACCAAGAGAATGATTATTTTGTATTTGGGAGGGAGACAAGTGGACTTCCAGATGAAATTCGAAACGAAACTCCCGAATCCAATCAAATTTATATTCCTATGACTGAAGAATGTCGAAGTATAAATTTAAGTAATGCGGCTGCAATTATTGCTTATGAAGCAGTCCGACAGCTTAATTTAGAGTTTAAAAAATAA
- a CDS encoding S1 RNA-binding domain-containing protein has translation MANKNDFATLLEESFKKRKSLEPGAKYNARVSTVKSDYTFIQTEQDNIRGIISNAEFIDEDAGLTPGNFYSVYFLRENHGDYYFTTALTGEDITLENLEIAKEHEIPVLGQVGQETSAGFEVKLAEYNGFCPFSQMDSELKSQGVQGKKLKFIVNDLSMKNKKIVLSQKKISDKERDLKREILKDELKEGSYVTSKIKSIHGFGMIVDMNGIDALVPASEASFKKNLDLNTEFQVGGTVRGKILSMDWKENKVSISLKDSSNDPWANNVPFKEGDIVKAKVESLKTFGIFVKLDDHFHALVPNKETGYPPRTALSNHFKPGDEVDVFVTEVNPSKRQIAVSLAKAKDAKDRMDYESYITDQKSSNESSFGLLLKKSLKK, from the coding sequence ATGGCGAATAAGAACGATTTTGCTACATTACTCGAAGAAAGTTTCAAAAAAAGAAAAAGTCTCGAACCAGGAGCCAAATACAATGCTCGTGTGTCAACGGTTAAGAGTGATTATACTTTTATTCAAACCGAACAAGACAATATTAGAGGAATTATCTCTAATGCAGAGTTTATAGATGAAGATGCCGGGTTAACGCCCGGTAACTTCTATTCCGTATATTTTTTGCGAGAGAATCACGGTGATTATTATTTCACTACAGCCTTAACGGGTGAAGATATTACATTAGAAAACCTTGAGATTGCCAAAGAACATGAAATTCCTGTTTTAGGGCAAGTTGGTCAGGAAACGTCTGCAGGATTTGAAGTGAAACTGGCTGAATACAATGGATTTTGTCCATTTTCGCAAATGGATTCTGAACTAAAAAGCCAAGGAGTTCAAGGGAAAAAATTAAAATTTATCGTGAACGATCTTTCAATGAAAAACAAAAAGATTGTGCTTTCTCAAAAAAAGATTTCAGATAAAGAAAGAGATCTAAAAAGAGAAATACTAAAGGATGAACTCAAGGAAGGTTCTTACGTAACTAGTAAAATTAAATCCATACATGGTTTTGGAATGATTGTTGATATGAATGGAATTGATGCGTTAGTTCCTGCAAGTGAGGCGAGTTTCAAAAAGAATTTAGACCTAAATACAGAATTCCAAGTTGGCGGAACCGTCCGTGGAAAAATTCTTAGTATGGACTGGAAGGAAAATAAAGTTTCCATTTCATTGAAAGATTCTTCGAATGATCCTTGGGCAAATAACGTTCCTTTTAAAGAAGGAGATATTGTAAAAGCAAAAGTGGAGTCCCTCAAGACATTTGGGATTTTTGTGAAACTAGATGATCATTTTCATGCACTTGTCCCGAACAAAGAAACAGGTTATCCGCCTAGAACTGCTCTTTCAAATCACTTCAAACCAGGAGATGAAGTCGATGTGTTTGTAACAGAAGTAAATCCTTCTAAACGACAAATCGCTGTGTCACTTGCAAAAGCGAAAGATGCGAAAGACAGAATGGATTACGAAAGTTATATAACTGACCAAAAGTCTTCTAATGAATCAAGTTTTGGGTTATTACTCAAAAAGTCTCTGAAGAAGTAA
- a CDS encoding ISAs1 family transposase: protein MNEQLNIYEHFNELIDPRIERGRKHLLVDIIFVAIVSIISGADDWNEIEEFGNLKIEWLRKFIKLENGIPSHDTFNRVFSLLDPKKFSELAMELFNPNIVEGLDLISIDGKTVRRSVDKKNNKFPIHIVSAWSSKSGITLGQVKVEEKSNEITAIPELLSQIKVKNSIVSIDAMGCQKKITEKIIEQKGDYAIALKENQPTVYKEVLNYFEQQLLSGFERVNVGYSMTEQKGHGRIEKREYWLLSDIDWISKKDEWKGLKSVGMVRSEREYQGKKSIESRYFISSLTNPELFQKSVRTHWQIENSCHWILDVVFREDDSRIRAGYAAENFSIIRKIALNFLKNDTTIKIGVKGKRRAAGWDDKYRSKIIGF, encoded by the coding sequence ATGAACGAACAGTTAAACATATACGAACATTTTAATGAGCTAATTGATCCGCGAATAGAGCGAGGAAGAAAGCATTTACTAGTAGATATAATATTTGTAGCAATCGTTTCCATCATAAGTGGAGCGGACGATTGGAATGAAATAGAAGAGTTTGGTAATTTGAAAATAGAATGGTTGCGGAAATTCATAAAGTTAGAGAATGGTATTCCATCGCATGATACATTTAATAGAGTCTTTTCGCTGTTAGACCCTAAAAAGTTTTCTGAGTTGGCGATGGAATTATTTAATCCGAATATCGTAGAAGGTTTAGATTTAATTTCAATAGATGGGAAAACTGTAAGACGTTCGGTCGATAAAAAGAACAATAAATTTCCGATTCATATTGTAAGTGCGTGGTCAAGTAAGAGTGGAATTACCTTGGGGCAAGTAAAAGTAGAGGAGAAGAGTAATGAAATTACAGCGATTCCTGAATTGCTTTCTCAGATAAAAGTGAAGAATAGCATTGTATCTATTGACGCAATGGGCTGTCAGAAAAAGATTACAGAAAAGATTATAGAGCAAAAAGGCGATTATGCGATAGCCTTGAAGGAGAATCAACCGACAGTGTATAAAGAGGTTTTGAATTATTTTGAGCAACAATTGCTTTCTGGATTTGAAAGGGTAAATGTCGGTTATTCAATGACAGAGCAAAAAGGACATGGTCGAATTGAAAAAAGAGAATACTGGCTATTATCCGATATTGATTGGATTTCTAAGAAAGACGAATGGAAGGGATTGAAAAGTGTAGGAATGGTTCGTTCCGAGCGAGAATACCAAGGAAAAAAATCTATAGAGTCTCGATATTTTATTTCTAGTTTAACTAACCCTGAACTTTTTCAGAAATCTGTAAGAACTCATTGGCAAATTGAAAACTCTTGTCACTGGATTTTAGATGTCGTTTTTCGAGAAGATGATAGTCGAATTCGTGCTGGCTACGCTGCCGAAAATTTTTCCATCATCAGAAAAATTGCTCTAAATTTCTTGAAGAATGATACCACAATTAAGATTGGAGTAAAAGGAAAACGACGCGCCGCAGGATGGGATGATAAATATCGCAGTAAAATCATAGGTTTTTAA
- a CDS encoding methylcrotonoyl-CoA carboxylase produces MSEILESKIDPSSKEFKENYKDLESKTSLIKKLINNIKLGGGEKSIAKHKERGKLTARERINILIDKETSFLEIAALAAEGVYPDNIPSAGIITGIGRINGVNCMIVANDATVKGGTYYPLTVKKHIRAQEIAMEARLTCIYLVDSGGAFLPKQDEVFPDKEHFGRIFFNQAQMSAKGIAQVAVVMGSCTAGGAYIPAMSDESVIVKGNGTIFLGGPPLVKAATGEVVTPEELGGADVHCRISGVTDHYAEDDLHALEITRSIVKTLNIQSISDIRIFKEPIYPSEEIYGIIQRDTRKGYEVKEIIARLVDGSEFQEFKKLYATTIVTGFATIYGYPIGIIANNGVLFSESALKVTHFIELCNTRKIPLLFLQNITGFMVGKKYENSGIARDGAKMVNAVSTSVIPKFTVIIGGSYGAGNYGMCGRAFGPRLLWMWPNAKISVMGGEQAANVLLTVKLDQLAKEGKTMSPEEQAEFKRPILEDYENRSSCIYSSARLWDDGILDPKETRHALGLALALAAKEDIPEPKYGIYRM; encoded by the coding sequence ATGTCAGAAATTTTAGAATCTAAAATTGATCCTAGCTCAAAAGAATTTAAAGAAAATTATAAAGACCTCGAATCGAAAACTTCTCTCATAAAAAAATTAATCAATAATATTAAACTTGGCGGTGGGGAAAAGTCTATCGCAAAACACAAAGAACGCGGGAAACTCACTGCGAGAGAAAGAATAAATATTTTAATAGATAAAGAAACTTCTTTTTTGGAAATAGCTGCGTTGGCGGCAGAGGGAGTTTATCCTGATAACATTCCGTCCGCAGGGATTATAACTGGAATTGGAAGAATTAATGGTGTAAATTGTATGATTGTTGCAAATGATGCAACTGTAAAAGGTGGAACATACTACCCATTAACCGTCAAAAAACATATTCGGGCACAAGAAATTGCAATGGAAGCAAGGCTAACTTGTATTTACCTTGTAGATTCGGGTGGAGCATTTCTTCCGAAGCAGGATGAAGTTTTTCCGGATAAAGAACATTTTGGAAGAATTTTTTTCAATCAAGCGCAAATGTCAGCGAAAGGAATTGCTCAAGTTGCAGTGGTTATGGGTAGTTGCACGGCGGGTGGCGCTTATATTCCAGCGATGAGTGATGAATCAGTTATCGTAAAAGGAAATGGAACTATTTTTTTAGGTGGACCTCCTTTAGTAAAAGCCGCAACTGGAGAAGTTGTTACTCCCGAAGAATTAGGCGGAGCAGATGTGCACTGTCGAATATCTGGGGTTACTGATCATTATGCGGAAGATGATTTGCATGCTCTAGAAATTACAAGATCCATAGTAAAAACTTTAAATATCCAGTCAATCTCAGATATACGAATATTTAAAGAACCTATCTATCCCTCGGAAGAAATTTACGGAATTATTCAAAGAGATACTCGAAAAGGTTATGAAGTAAAAGAAATAATCGCACGATTAGTGGACGGATCAGAGTTTCAAGAATTCAAAAAACTTTATGCAACTACCATCGTAACTGGGTTTGCGACTATTTATGGTTATCCGATTGGAATTATTGCGAATAATGGTGTATTATTCTCTGAAAGTGCACTCAAGGTTACACATTTTATAGAACTCTGTAATACCCGAAAAATTCCCCTATTATTTTTGCAAAATATTACTGGATTTATGGTCGGGAAAAAATATGAAAATTCCGGAATCGCAAGAGACGGAGCAAAGATGGTAAACGCAGTATCAACATCAGTTATTCCTAAATTTACTGTCATCATTGGTGGATCTTACGGCGCTGGAAATTACGGAATGTGTGGTCGCGCATTTGGGCCAAGACTTTTATGGATGTGGCCTAACGCTAAAATATCTGTTATGGGAGGAGAACAAGCGGCTAATGTGCTTTTAACAGTAAAACTCGACCAGCTTGCGAAAGAAGGCAAAACCATGTCCCCTGAAGAGCAAGCAGAATTTAAACGTCCCATTTTAGAAGATTATGAAAATCGCTCCTCTTGTATTTATAGTTCTGCGAGGCTCTGGGATGATGGAATTCTTGATCCAAAAGAAACCCGTCATGCGCTTGGACTTGCACTCGCTCTAGCGGCTAAGGAAGATATACCGGAACCGAAGTATGGGATTTATAGAATGTGA
- a CDS encoding glucose-1-phosphate thymidylyltransferase, giving the protein MKNKVHRILINESEIPEGLEVITRFKSFAEIHTGIFSAIRRLRLQYPGALIYYKNSNIYFTKAFLERNPECKLYNNENIDLEITPNDYLSWKILPLISKQIEDDLCFFEETSKWQKKIKVKADKFHVYGKSKHLYIHPSAIIYPNVVFDVSSGPIIIDKNVKITSFSFLEGPLYISEECRIDNARIGGASIIGNACRIGGEVENSIFENFSNKHHEGFVGHSHIGSWVNLGALVTTSDLKNNYGIVKVRYRNKQISTDTIKFGSIIGDFSKIAIGVMLNTGTIVDIGSNVTKSRVSGYIPPFTWAESAERYRLDHFIKDTKKIMARRNQTLSFEEELLLKNLYEG; this is encoded by the coding sequence ATGAAAAATAAAGTTCATAGAATTTTAATAAACGAATCTGAAATTCCTGAAGGTTTAGAGGTGATTACCCGCTTTAAATCTTTTGCAGAAATTCATACTGGCATTTTTTCTGCCATTCGAAGATTACGACTTCAGTATCCGGGAGCACTCATCTATTATAAAAATTCTAATATCTATTTTACAAAAGCGTTTCTAGAAAGAAATCCTGAATGTAAATTATATAATAATGAAAATATCGACTTAGAGATTACGCCTAACGACTACCTATCATGGAAAATACTGCCTCTTATTTCTAAACAAATTGAAGATGATTTATGTTTTTTTGAAGAAACTTCAAAGTGGCAAAAAAAAATAAAAGTAAAGGCAGACAAATTTCATGTTTATGGAAAAAGTAAACATCTATATATTCATCCGAGTGCTATCATTTACCCCAATGTAGTATTTGATGTTAGTTCCGGTCCTATTATTATCGATAAAAATGTAAAAATTACTTCTTTCTCTTTTTTAGAAGGACCACTGTATATAAGCGAAGAATGTAGGATAGACAACGCAAGAATCGGAGGAGCAAGTATTATTGGTAATGCTTGCCGAATCGGTGGTGAAGTTGAAAACTCAATTTTTGAAAATTTTTCGAATAAACACCATGAGGGATTTGTTGGCCATTCGCATATTGGAAGTTGGGTAAACTTAGGCGCATTGGTAACTACAAGTGATTTGAAAAATAATTACGGCATTGTGAAAGTTCGCTATCGGAACAAACAAATTAGTACGGATACGATTAAGTTTGGTTCCATAATTGGAGATTTCTCTAAAATAGCAATTGGTGTAATGCTAAATACAGGTACTATAGTTGATATAGGTTCTAATGTCACTAAATCACGGGTAAGTGGATACATTCCTCCTTTTACATGGGCCGAATCTGCGGAAAGATATAGACTCGACCATTTTATTAAAGATACAAAAAAAATTATGGCAAGAAGAAATCAAACTCTCAGTTTTGAGGAAGAATTACTTTTGAAAAATCTTTATGAAGGATAA
- the glmS gene encoding glutamine--fructose-6-phosphate transaminase (isomerizing) yields MCGIVGYAGNKSVESVLMVGLACLEYRGYDSAGIAVIDNDELEIRKEKGKIKALEALLKEKPVRGNVGVGHTRWATHGEPSQINAHPHANEKQTIAVVHNGIVENYMQLKVKLQSIGYIFLSNTDTEVISHLLSMELGLKKTIREAFLSLFKTIQGKWAIAAVFENEPDRVYFAQDGAPLLIGKGKNEYFLASDLSALVRNSTEVCYIKPKQWGYFSKSELVLFDFDGNEVVPEMKKQEAKWEDVDKAGFPHYMIKEIYEQAGIFRKIIERRINENGEFDFSEMGLSKEALSKVNRIVIQAAGTSLHSGMIGKHYLEQFTKIQTDTEMSSEFRYRNPVVEGDTLIIAISQSGETADTLASIHEAKAKFLKVLSMVNNVNSTIARESDAFIDTCAGMEIGVASTKAFTAQVLHLLLFAMYFSSLKWMMSDEVRKELIDEIKQLPTKIEYILNKASEIEKWSADFLNTKDFVFLGRTYNHPIALEGALKLKEISYIHASGYAGGEFKHGPIALITNEVPVVCIANKSEIYPKMISNIQEIKARNGKIISIVTEGDVEAKSLSDYCFEVPACHEFLSPILNVIPLQLLSYYVAIARGCTPDQPRNLAKSVTVE; encoded by the coding sequence ATGTGTGGAATCGTAGGTTATGCAGGAAATAAAAGTGTCGAATCGGTTTTAATGGTAGGACTTGCTTGTCTTGAATATCGAGGATATGATTCTGCTGGTATTGCAGTCATTGACAACGATGAATTAGAAATTAGAAAAGAAAAAGGAAAGATCAAAGCATTAGAAGCTTTGCTCAAAGAAAAACCAGTTCGTGGTAATGTAGGCGTTGGTCATACTAGATGGGCTACGCACGGAGAGCCTTCCCAAATCAATGCTCATCCACATGCAAATGAAAAACAAACAATTGCAGTTGTTCACAACGGAATCGTGGAAAACTATATGCAACTGAAAGTGAAATTGCAGTCAATAGGTTATATTTTTCTTAGCAATACTGATACAGAAGTTATTTCTCATTTACTTTCAATGGAACTCGGTCTAAAAAAAACCATAAGAGAAGCTTTTTTAAGTCTATTCAAAACTATTCAAGGTAAATGGGCGATAGCCGCTGTTTTTGAAAATGAGCCGGATAGAGTTTACTTTGCACAAGATGGTGCTCCGCTCTTAATCGGGAAAGGTAAAAATGAATATTTTTTAGCATCGGATTTATCTGCTCTTGTTAGAAACTCAACTGAAGTTTGTTATATTAAACCTAAACAATGGGGATATTTTTCAAAATCTGAGTTAGTGTTATTTGATTTTGATGGAAACGAAGTTGTTCCTGAAATGAAGAAACAAGAAGCTAAATGGGAAGATGTGGATAAAGCTGGTTTTCCTCATTATATGATAAAGGAAATTTATGAACAAGCTGGAATTTTCAGAAAAATTATCGAAAGAAGAATTAATGAAAACGGCGAATTTGATTTTTCTGAAATGGGTTTAAGTAAGGAAGCTCTTTCTAAAGTGAACCGAATTGTAATTCAAGCAGCAGGTACTAGTTTACATTCAGGCATGATTGGAAAACATTATTTAGAGCAATTTACTAAAATTCAAACTGATACAGAAATGTCTTCTGAGTTTAGATATAGAAATCCGGTTGTAGAAGGGGATACTCTTATTATTGCGATATCTCAATCGGGAGAAACTGCTGATACACTTGCTAGCATTCATGAAGCAAAAGCAAAGTTTTTAAAAGTATTATCAATGGTCAATAATGTTAACTCTACTATTGCTAGAGAGTCTGACGCATTTATTGATACATGTGCTGGAATGGAAATTGGTGTAGCAAGTACAAAAGCATTTACCGCACAAGTTTTGCATCTATTACTTTTTGCTATGTATTTTTCATCCCTAAAGTGGATGATGTCTGATGAAGTTCGGAAAGAATTAATTGATGAAATCAAACAACTTCCTACAAAAATTGAATATATATTAAATAAAGCTTCGGAGATTGAAAAATGGTCTGCTGATTTTTTAAATACAAAAGATTTTGTATTTTTAGGTAGAACTTACAATCATCCAATTGCACTTGAAGGGGCATTGAAATTGAAAGAGATTTCTTATATACATGCTTCTGGGTATGCAGGCGGAGAATTCAAACATGGTCCAATTGCGCTAATTACCAATGAGGTCCCTGTTGTTTGTATTGCGAATAAATCTGAAATTTATCCGAAAATGATTTCAAATATCCAAGAAATAAAAGCCAGAAATGGGAAAATTATAAGTATTGTAACAGAGGGGGATGTGGAAGCCAAATCACTTTCTGATTATTGTTTTGAAGTTCCTGCTTGCCATGAATTTTTAAGCCCAATTCTAAATGTAATTCCACTTCAACTTCTCTCCTATTATGTAGCAATCGCGAGAGGTTGTACACCAGATCAACCTAGAAATTTAGCGAAATCAGTTACGGTAGAATAA
- the glmM gene encoding phosphoglucosamine mutase — translation MISVSGIRGIIPSGLNFQNLIQFTLAYAQVLNPKVIIIGRDSRPSGEYIENIISGVLLSLGIHVKVIGIVPTPTLKSIVKETKSDGGIMISASHNPIEWNAFKFVGKNGFFFDANQIDLLKSFIVADNLPLPKFNPKSKKEDVSSEYINLHIESVLKQVDLNRIKKKKFKVFIDAVNGGGSTVVPSFLERLGCKVFRQYCTPDGTFPRPPEPTPHALVKTGKLMKKTEAEIGFALDPDADRLIVLTPKRGVISEEYTLPLSVYSVLNSKLKNLVVNLSTSFITKEIIAPHGKITHFAKVGEANVVKDMIEKKAFFGGEGNGGVIDPNISSFGRDSLAGIAHILNFLSLEKTTIDKQIDLMPELFMKKESISIQGQDINKILNKLKDSYKDGIINDKDGIRFDFPSSWVHIRASNTEPIIRIIAEAKTESDLQLLLKKTKEKIES, via the coding sequence ATGATTTCCGTATCAGGGATACGAGGAATTATCCCCTCTGGACTTAACTTCCAAAACTTAATTCAATTTACATTAGCCTACGCCCAAGTATTGAATCCGAAAGTAATAATTATCGGACGAGACTCTAGGCCTAGTGGCGAATACATCGAAAACATTATTTCTGGCGTATTACTTTCGCTTGGCATACATGTAAAGGTAATAGGGATTGTCCCCACACCAACTTTAAAATCTATTGTGAAGGAAACTAAGAGTGACGGTGGCATCATGATTAGCGCTTCTCACAACCCAATCGAATGGAACGCTTTTAAATTTGTTGGTAAAAATGGATTTTTCTTTGATGCCAATCAAATAGATTTGTTGAAGTCTTTTATTGTTGCGGATAATTTACCTTTGCCTAAATTCAATCCTAAATCTAAAAAAGAAGATGTATCTTCCGAATATATAAATTTACATATTGAGTCAGTCTTAAAACAAGTAGATTTAAACAGAATTAAGAAGAAAAAATTTAAAGTGTTCATTGACGCCGTTAATGGTGGTGGTAGCACTGTTGTTCCAAGTTTTTTAGAGAGATTAGGTTGCAAAGTTTTTCGTCAATATTGTACTCCTGACGGAACTTTTCCGCGTCCTCCTGAGCCAACTCCACATGCACTCGTAAAAACTGGTAAACTGATGAAAAAAACCGAGGCAGAGATTGGATTTGCTCTTGATCCCGATGCAGATAGGTTAATCGTATTAACTCCCAAAAGGGGAGTAATTTCAGAGGAATATACTCTACCCCTCAGTGTTTACTCTGTATTAAACTCTAAATTAAAAAATTTAGTAGTTAATTTATCTACAAGTTTTATTACAAAAGAAATTATTGCACCACATGGTAAAATTACTCATTTTGCCAAAGTTGGAGAAGCAAACGTTGTAAAAGACATGATTGAAAAAAAAGCATTTTTCGGGGGAGAAGGGAATGGTGGTGTGATTGACCCTAATATAAGTTCATTTGGTAGAGATTCCTTAGCAGGAATAGCTCATATACTAAATTTTCTTTCTCTTGAAAAAACTACCATAGATAAACAAATAGACTTGATGCCCGAACTTTTTATGAAAAAGGAAAGTATTTCTATCCAAGGACAGGATATTAATAAAATCTTAAATAAATTAAAAGATAGTTACAAAGATGGCATTATAAATGACAAAGATGGAATTCGATTTGATTTTCCTTCTTCATGGGTTCATATTAGAGCATCGAATACAGAGCCAATCATTCGAATTATAGCAGAAGCAAAAACGGAATCTGATTTACAATTGCTTCTTAAAAAAACTAAAGAAAAAATAGAGAGTTAA
- a CDS encoding 30S ribosomal protein S20, translated as MANLKSSKKDIRRSERRRERNSQKKSAIRTFAKNILKSVKAGNKEDAKKFYNEFASLLDKAAKDKIIHKKAADRGKSRISVKIAAIKN; from the coding sequence TTGGCAAATTTAAAATCGTCCAAAAAAGACATTAGAAGATCAGAAAGAAGAAGAGAAAGAAATTCCCAAAAAAAATCTGCAATTAGAACTTTTGCAAAAAACATTCTCAAATCTGTAAAAGCAGGAAATAAAGAAGATGCAAAGAAGTTTTATAATGAGTTTGCGTCCTTATTGGATAAAGCAGCAAAGGATAAAATTATCCACAAAAAAGCGGCTGATAGAGGAAAAAGCAGAATCTCTGTAAAGATTGCAGCTATTAAAAATTAA
- a CDS encoding glycosyltransferase family 2 protein: MKLSIVIPCYNEKNTIQSILEVLKTIPIQDKEVIVVDDCSKDGTRNILQNELKHLVDRLILHEVNQGKGAALRTGFQAAKGDIVIVQDADLEYDPFEIATVIDPILKGKADVVFGSRFLGSGAHRVVYYWHRLGNMVLTTLSNMFTNINLTDMETCYKAFKREVIQSIKIQENRFGFEPEITAKICKIKEIRIYEVGISYYGRTYAEGKKIGWKDGVRAIWCILKYNLF; the protein is encoded by the coding sequence ATGAAGTTATCTATTGTTATCCCCTGTTATAACGAAAAAAATACAATACAAAGTATATTGGAAGTTCTGAAAACAATTCCAATTCAAGATAAAGAAGTAATAGTTGTAGATGATTGTTCTAAAGATGGAACAAGAAATATTCTACAAAATGAATTAAAACATCTAGTAGATCGTTTAATTTTACATGAAGTAAACCAAGGAAAAGGTGCAGCATTAAGAACTGGTTTTCAAGCGGCTAAGGGTGACATCGTAATTGTCCAAGATGCTGACTTAGAATACGATCCATTTGAAATAGCCACAGTCATTGATCCTATTCTAAAAGGTAAAGCAGACGTAGTATTTGGCTCTAGATTTTTAGGGAGTGGCGCTCATCGAGTAGTTTACTATTGGCATCGACTGGGTAATATGGTATTAACCACACTTTCCAACATGTTCACCAATATCAACCTAACAGATATGGAGACTTGTTATAAAGCATTCAAAAGAGAAGTAATCCAGTCTATCAAAATACAAGAAAACCGTTTCGGATTTGAACCTGAAATCACTGCCAAAATTTGCAAGATCAAAGAAATCCGAATCTACGAAGTAGGAATTTCTTATTATGGAAGAACTTACGCAGAAGGTAAAAAAATCGGTTGGAAAGATGGAGTTCGTGCTATCTGGTGTATATTAAAGTATAATTTATTTTGA
- a CDS encoding transposase codes for MQLHRRSRKSILEFAVKYNTIRPHSSLGWISPLKFSKNKLNLIKK; via the coding sequence ATGCAACTCCATAGAAGAAGCAGAAAAAGTATTCTTGAATTTGCTGTAAAATATAATACTATTAGGCCACACTCTTCTTTAGGCTGGATATCTCCTCTTAAGTTTTCTAAAAATAAATTAAATTTAATAAAAAAATGA